One Anas platyrhynchos isolate ZD024472 breed Pekin duck chromosome 2, IASCAAS_PekinDuck_T2T, whole genome shotgun sequence DNA segment encodes these proteins:
- the VPS4B gene encoding vacuolar protein sorting-associated protein 4B, giving the protein MAGNIGNLQKAIDLASKAAQEDKAGNYEEAFRLYQHAVQYFLHVIKYEAQGDKAKQSIRLRCAEYLDRAEKLKEYLKKKENSPPKPVKESGPADGKGNESDGEGESENPEKKKLQNQLQGAIVMERPNVKWSDVAGLEGAKEALKEAVILPIKFPHLFTGKRTPWRGILLFGPPGTGKSYLAKAVATEANNSTFFSVSSSDLVSKWLGESEKLVKNLFQLARENKPSIIFIDEIDSLCGSRSENESEAARRIKTEFLVQMQGVGVDNEGILVLGATNIPWVLDSAIRRRFEKRIYIPLPEQHARASMFKLHLGSTPNRLTEADYRELGKRTEGYSGADISIIVRDALMQPVRIVQSATHFKKVKGPSVSNPNIMVDLFTPCSPGDPDAEEMTWMDVPGDKLLEPQVSMNDMLRSLASTKPTVNEQDLEKLKKFTEDFGQEG; this is encoded by the exons aTGGCGGGCAACATCGGCAACCTGCAG AAAGCAATAGACCTTGCTAGCAAGGCAGCACAGGAAGACAAAGCAGGCAACTATGAGGAAGCCTTCCGCTTGTACCAGCATGCTGTCCAGTATTTTCTTCACGTTATTAAAT ATGAAGCGCAGGGTGataaagcaaaacagagcaTTAGATTGAGATGTGCGGAATACTTGGACAGagcagaaaaactgaaagaatatctgaaaaagaaagaaaattctccACCAAAACCAGTTAAAGAGTCTGGTCCTGCTGATGGAAAAGG GAACGAAAGTGATGGGGAAGGAGAGTCAGAGAATCCGGAGAAAAAGAAGCTACAGAATCAACTTCAAG GTGCTATTGTCATGGAGCGACCAAATGTAAAATGGAGTGACGTTGCAGGCCTTGAAGGTGCCAAAGAAGCTCTTAAAGAAGCAGTGATCTTGCCCATTAAATTTCCACACTTGTTTACAG GAAAGAGAACACCCTGGAGAGGGATTCTTCTGTTTGGACCACCAGGAACAGGGAAGTCTTATTTAGCAAAGGCTGTTGCGACAGAAGCCAACAACTCAACTTTCTTCTCGGTATCTTCCTCTGACTTGGTCTCAAAGTGGTTAGGAGAGAGCGAAAA ATTAGTGAAAAACTTGTTCCAGCTTGCCAGAGAAAACAAACCTTCCATTATCTTCATTGATGAGATAGATTCACTATGTGGGTCaagaagtgaaaatgaaagCGAGGCTGCCAGACGGATTAAAACAGAGTTTCTAGTCCAGATGCAAG GGGTTGGTGTCGACAATGAAGGAATATTGGTCTTAGGAGCAACAAACATACCCTGGGTTTTGGATTCTGCTATCAGGAGAAG GTTTGAGAAGCGTATTTATATTCCTTTACCTGAACAGCATGCCAGGGCTTCAATGTTCAAACTTCACCTTGGGTCAACTCCAAATCGCCTAACAGAAGCAGATTATCGAGAGCTTGGAAAAAGAACGGAGGGCTATTCTGGTGCAGATATAAGCATCATTGTACGCGATGCACTGATGCAGCCTGTTCGAATAGTACAATCAGCTACTCACTTTAAAAAA gtaAAAGGACCATCAGTGTCTAATCCAAATATCATGGTAGATTTGTTCACCCCTTGCTCTCCAGGTGATCCTGACGCTGAAGAAATGACATGGATGGATGTTCCAGGTGATAAATTACTGGAGCCACAGGTTTCCATG aacGATATGCTTAGGTCGCTAGCTAGCACAAAACCAACAGTTAATGAACAGGACCTGGAGAAGTTAAAGAAGTTTACAGAAGATTTTGGTCAGGAAGGCTAA